One genomic window of Candidatus Pseudobacter hemicellulosilyticus includes the following:
- a CDS encoding dipeptidase, with product MQAWKEYQEKNKDRFLNELKELLRIPSISANSANNGDMRTCAEAVKQRLLEAGADKATIYETAGHPVVYGEKIIDPSKPTVLVYGHYDVQPPDPLNLWTSGPFEPVLKDGKLYARGSADDKGQFFMHVKALEILNQTNSLTTNIKFLIEGEEEVGSPNLEIFLANNKELLQCDVILISDTAMISLENPSIDIGVRGLAYIQVEVTGPNRDLHSGVYGGAVANPITMLAKMIASCHDANNHITIPGFYDDVVESSESDRKLMAQAPFSADEYAKDLGVQELWGEKGYTTNERTGIRPTLELNGIWGGYTGEGAKTVLPSKAYAKISARLVPNQSSEKITAMLLEHFRKIAPAGVTVDAVNLHGGEAYMTPIDSKAYKAAAQAIEATFGKQPIPVRGGGSIPICSIMERELGVKIVFMGFGLDSDNLHSPNEKFDLANFYKGIETIPYFHKFFAER from the coding sequence ATGCAAGCGTGGAAAGAATACCAGGAAAAAAACAAAGACCGTTTTCTGAATGAACTGAAAGAACTGCTGCGCATTCCCTCTATCAGCGCCAACAGCGCCAATAACGGAGATATGCGGACCTGCGCAGAAGCCGTTAAGCAGCGCCTGCTGGAAGCAGGGGCCGACAAAGCCACCATCTACGAAACCGCCGGCCACCCGGTAGTGTATGGTGAAAAGATCATTGATCCTTCCAAACCCACCGTACTGGTCTATGGCCACTACGATGTACAGCCGCCCGATCCCCTGAACCTCTGGACCAGCGGCCCTTTTGAGCCGGTGCTGAAAGACGGGAAACTGTATGCCCGCGGCTCTGCGGACGACAAAGGCCAGTTCTTCATGCACGTAAAAGCACTGGAGATCCTCAACCAGACCAATTCCCTGACCACCAATATCAAGTTCCTCATCGAAGGCGAAGAAGAAGTTGGTTCGCCCAACCTGGAAATTTTCCTGGCCAATAACAAGGAACTGCTGCAATGTGATGTGATCCTGATCAGTGATACTGCCATGATCAGCCTGGAAAATCCTTCCATTGATATCGGCGTCCGCGGGCTGGCTTATATCCAGGTGGAAGTCACCGGTCCTAACCGCGACCTCCACTCCGGTGTATACGGCGGCGCCGTGGCCAACCCCATCACCATGCTGGCCAAAATGATCGCCAGCTGCCATGATGCTAACAATCATATCACCATCCCCGGCTTCTATGACGATGTGGTGGAATCTTCCGAGAGCGACAGGAAACTGATGGCGCAGGCGCCTTTCAGTGCAGACGAATATGCCAAAGACCTGGGCGTACAGGAACTCTGGGGCGAAAAAGGCTATACCACCAATGAACGTACCGGCATCCGCCCCACACTGGAGCTGAACGGTATCTGGGGTGGCTATACCGGAGAAGGCGCCAAGACCGTACTGCCCTCCAAGGCCTATGCCAAGATCTCCGCCCGCCTGGTGCCCAACCAGTCCTCCGAAAAGATCACAGCTATGCTGCTGGAGCATTTCCGGAAAATAGCCCCTGCGGGCGTAACGGTTGACGCTGTGAACCTGCATGGTGGTGAAGCCTATATGACACCTATTGACTCCAAAGCCTATAAGGCCGCGGCACAGGCCATTGAAGCCACTTTTGGCAAACAGCCTATCCCGGTAAGAGGCGGCGGCAGTATTCCCATCTGTTCCATCATGGAAAGGGAACTGGGTGTCAAGATCGTGTTCATGGGCTTTGGGCTGGACAGCGATAACCTGCACTCCCCCAACGAGAAGTTTGACCTGGCCAATTTCTATAAGGGTATTGAGACCATCCCTTATTTCCATAAATTCTTTGCGGAGCGCTAA
- a CDS encoding RNA-binding S4 domain-containing protein, whose product MADKEKLRIDKYLWSIRLFKTRTLATEACDAGKVRFNEQPVKPSKAVNLNEEYEVRTPAKRWRIKVTGLLPNRLAHTEAIKYYEDITPPEELERLQHQAASFHTGKRLSKQGRPTKKDRRELDDFFEE is encoded by the coding sequence ATGGCTGACAAAGAAAAACTCCGGATCGACAAATACCTCTGGTCCATCCGCCTCTTCAAAACGCGGACACTGGCCACCGAGGCCTGCGATGCCGGCAAAGTGCGGTTCAATGAACAGCCCGTGAAGCCCTCCAAGGCCGTTAACCTGAATGAGGAATACGAGGTGCGGACGCCTGCCAAACGCTGGCGTATCAAGGTCACCGGTCTGTTGCCTAACCGGCTGGCCCATACTGAAGCCATTAAGTATTATGAAGACATTACGCCTCCGGAAGAACTGGAAAGACTCCAGCACCAGGCTGCCAGCTTCCACACCGGCAAACGCCTGAGCAAACAGGGAAGACCTACCAAAAAAGACAGAAGGGAACTGGACGATTTTTTTGAAGAATAG
- the trmD gene encoding tRNA (guanosine(37)-N1)-methyltransferase TrmD: MHIDIISVLPELLDSPMGHSIMKRAQDKGLLTVAVHHLRKWAVNEYGQVDDYQYGGGAGMVMMPEPLANAIETLSKERTYDEIIFMTPDGQRFDQPMANQLSLKQNLLIICGHYKGIDERIREHFVTKEISIGDYVLSGGELAAAVVTDAIGRLLPGVLNDETSALMDSFQDNLLAPPVYTRPADFRGWIVPDILLSGDLKKISEWRHEQSVQRTQVRRPDLDPEA; encoded by the coding sequence ATGCATATAGATATCATCTCCGTACTGCCTGAATTACTGGATAGCCCCATGGGCCACTCTATCATGAAACGCGCCCAGGATAAAGGGCTGCTGACAGTTGCTGTTCACCATCTCCGTAAATGGGCCGTGAACGAATACGGGCAGGTGGACGATTACCAGTATGGCGGCGGCGCCGGTATGGTCATGATGCCTGAACCGCTGGCCAATGCTATTGAGACCCTGTCCAAAGAAAGAACTTATGACGAGATCATCTTTATGACACCCGACGGCCAGCGCTTTGACCAGCCCATGGCCAACCAGCTTTCCCTGAAACAGAACCTGCTCATCATCTGCGGTCATTACAAAGGCATTGATGAGCGCATCCGCGAACATTTTGTAACAAAAGAGATCTCTATCGGGGATTATGTATTGAGTGGTGGAGAACTGGCTGCTGCCGTGGTAACAGATGCTATCGGCCGCCTGCTGCCGGGGGTACTGAATGATGAAACCTCCGCGCTGATGGATTCTTTCCAGGATAATCTCCTGGCTCCCCCTGTGTATACCCGGCCGGCTGATTTCCGCGGCTGGATAGTGCCGGATATCCTCCTGAGCGGGGACCTGAAAAAGATCTCAGAATGGCGGCATGAACAGTCCGTGCAGCGTACCCAGGTACGCCGGCCTGACCTGGACCCGGAAGCCTGA